A genomic window from Bacillus mesophilus includes:
- the pyrR gene encoding bifunctional pyr operon transcriptional regulator/uracil phosphoribosyltransferase PyrR encodes MTFKAIVLDDQAIRRALTRIAHEIIERNKGIEDCVLIGIKTRGIYIAQRLAEKIEQIEGNKIPVGEVDITLYRDDLSKKTENQEPLFKGSDVPVDVTNQKVILVDDVLFTGRTVRAGMDALMDLGRPAQIQLAVLVDRGHRELPIRADFVGKSIPTSSSEKIVVELTEVDQVEQVTIHER; translated from the coding sequence GTGACGTTTAAAGCAATTGTACTGGATGACCAAGCAATACGCAGAGCATTAACCCGAATCGCACATGAAATCATTGAAAGAAACAAAGGCATAGAAGATTGTGTGTTGATCGGAATTAAAACAAGAGGAATCTACATCGCCCAGAGGTTAGCTGAAAAAATTGAGCAAATAGAAGGTAATAAGATACCAGTTGGCGAGGTAGATATCACCCTTTACCGTGATGACTTATCAAAGAAAACCGAAAATCAAGAACCATTATTCAAAGGCTCTGATGTTCCGGTTGATGTAACTAACCAAAAGGTAATATTGGTTGATGATGTTTTGTTTACCGGAAGAACGGTTCGAGCTGGAATGGATGCGTTAATGGACTTAGGACGACCTGCTCAAATACAGCTTGCTGTCTTAGTAGATCGTGGTCATCGTGAACTACCAATCAGAGCAGATTTTGTGGGCAAGAGCATACCGACATCAAGTTCAGAGAAAATAGTAGTAGAATTAACTGAAGTTGATCAGGTTGAACAAGTTACGATACACGAGAGATAA
- a CDS encoding dihydroorotate dehydrogenase encodes MSRLAIELPGLSLKNPIMPASGCFGFGKEYGKLYDLNTLGAIMIKATTVEPRFGNPTPRVAETSSGMLNAIGLQNPGLEKVISEELSWLEQYETPIIANVAGSVVEDYVMVAREISKAKNVHALELNISCPNVKTGGIAFGTIPEVAADVTRRVKEVSEVPVYVKLSPNVSNIVDMAKAVESAGADGLTMINTLLGMRIDLKTGKPILANRTGGLSGPAIKPVAIRMIYEVSQQVSIPIIGMGGVQTAEDVIEFLYAGASAVAVGTANFVDPFVCPTIIEELPGLLDELGYDHVTECIGRSWNKVCSTPLSLR; translated from the coding sequence ATGAGTCGATTAGCGATAGAGCTACCAGGCTTATCTTTAAAAAATCCAATTATGCCGGCCTCGGGATGCTTTGGTTTTGGGAAAGAATATGGCAAGCTTTATGATCTTAATACACTTGGTGCGATTATGATTAAAGCAACAACTGTAGAACCTAGATTCGGTAATCCAACTCCAAGAGTGGCTGAGACTTCTTCCGGTATGCTAAACGCGATTGGCTTACAAAATCCAGGGCTAGAAAAGGTCATTTCAGAGGAATTATCATGGCTAGAGCAATATGAAACACCAATCATTGCAAATGTAGCAGGATCTGTTGTTGAGGATTATGTAATGGTAGCGAGAGAAATCTCCAAAGCAAAGAATGTTCATGCTCTTGAGCTTAATATATCATGTCCGAATGTAAAAACAGGGGGTATTGCTTTTGGGACGATTCCAGAAGTAGCTGCCGATGTAACAAGACGGGTAAAGGAAGTATCTGAGGTTCCTGTCTATGTAAAGCTTTCACCAAATGTATCCAATATTGTGGACATGGCTAAAGCCGTTGAGTCTGCTGGCGCAGATGGATTAACGATGATCAATACATTATTAGGTATGAGAATAGACCTTAAAACAGGTAAACCTATATTAGCTAATCGTACTGGTGGATTATCAGGGCCGGCTATTAAGCCAGTAGCGATTCGAATGATTTATGAGGTAAGTCAACAAGTGTCAATCCCGATTATTGGGATGGGTGGTGTCCAAACTGCGGAAGATGTCATTGAATTCCTGTATGCAGGTGCTAGTGCAGTGGCAGTAGGAACAGCTAATTTTGTTGATCCGTTTGTCTGTCCAACCATTATTGAAGAGTTACCAGGTTTACTTGACGAATTAGGCTATGACCACGTTACAGAATGTATCGGAAGGAGCTGGAACAAGGTATGCAGCACCCCCTTATCATTGCGCTAG
- a CDS encoding aspartate carbamoyltransferase catalytic subunit, producing MKHLVKMSDLSTIEIQQLLDEAERFERGESWKTEGDQFVANLFFEPSTRTRFSFEVAEKRLGLQVVNFEATNSSVQKGESLYDTVKTLESIGIDALIIRHTEDNYFEKLISKINIPIINAGDGCGHHPTQSLLDLYTIRKEYGRFHGLNIVIVGDIRHSRVAKSNAETLTRLGANVYFSGPREWIDENNPNGTYIELDQGIEKADVVMLLRIQHERHGEKNGLTALEYHKQFGLTLEREARMKPGSIIMHPAPVNRDVEIADSLVECERSRIFQQMKNGVFVRMAVLKEVMTSNKGEIGKWQQYLKMGSF from the coding sequence ATGAAGCATTTAGTGAAAATGAGTGACTTATCTACTATTGAAATTCAACAATTATTAGATGAGGCAGAACGTTTTGAAAGAGGAGAGAGCTGGAAGACAGAAGGCGATCAATTTGTCGCAAATTTATTCTTCGAGCCTAGTACTCGTACTCGCTTTAGTTTTGAGGTTGCAGAAAAGCGACTAGGTCTTCAGGTGGTGAATTTTGAAGCTACCAATTCAAGTGTGCAAAAAGGAGAGTCCCTTTACGACACAGTTAAAACACTTGAGTCCATTGGAATTGATGCACTGATTATTCGCCACACGGAAGATAACTATTTTGAAAAGTTAATCTCAAAAATTAATATCCCAATCATTAATGCAGGAGATGGGTGTGGACACCATCCTACTCAGTCTCTGCTAGATTTATATACGATCAGAAAAGAATATGGTAGATTTCATGGGCTTAACATTGTCATTGTTGGTGATATCAGACATAGTCGAGTAGCAAAATCAAATGCAGAAACGCTTACAAGACTTGGTGCAAACGTATATTTCTCAGGACCAAGAGAATGGATTGATGAAAATAATCCAAATGGAACATATATAGAACTTGATCAAGGAATTGAAAAGGCTGATGTAGTTATGCTCCTCCGAATTCAACATGAAAGACACGGTGAGAAAAACGGACTTACTGCATTGGAGTATCATAAACAGTTTGGCTTAACACTCGAAAGAGAAGCTAGAATGAAGCCGGGAAGTATCATTATGCATCCAGCACCTGTGAATCGTGATGTTGAAATTGCTGATTCTTTAGTTGAATGTGAAAGGTCAAGAATCTTTCAACAAATGAAAAATGGTGTGTTTGTAAGAATGGCAGTACTTAAAGAAGTAATGACTAGTAATAAGGGGGAGATTGGCAAATGGCAACAATACTTAAAAATGGGAAGCTTTTAA
- the carB gene encoding carbamoyl-phosphate synthase large subunit produces MPKRHDIETILVIGSGPIVIGQAAEFDYAGTQACQALKEEGYKVILVNSNPATIMTDSEMADKVYIEPLTVDFVSKIIRKERPDALLPTLGGQTGLNLAVDLAKAGVLEECGVEILGTKLSAIEQAEDRDLFRQLMNELNQPVPESDIIHTLEEAYKFVGEVGYPVIVRPAYTLGGTGGGICENEEELIEIVTSGLKNSPVTQCLLEKSIAGFKEIEYEVMRDSSDHAIVVCNMENIDPVGIHTGDSIVVAPSQTLSDREYQLLRNASLKIIRALKIEGGCNVQLALDPDSFQYYVIEVNPRVSRSSALASKATGYPIAKLAAKIAVGLTLDEMMNPVTGKTYACFEPALDYVVSKIPRWPFDKFESANRKLGTQMKATGEVMAIGRTLEESLLKAIRSLEAGLYHFTEETFRSLTDEEIQRRITKADDERLFIVGEALRRGITIEQIFEWSKIDLFFLHKFANIVKMDQELSDNQGNLEVLTKAKRMGFSDKAIAKFWNKPEQDIYELRKQHNLLPVYKMVDTCAAEFESSTPYYYGTYEDENESAMTEKESVLVLGSGPIRIGQGIEFDYATVHSVWAIKEAGYEAIIINNNPETVSTDFNTSDKLYFEPLTVEDVMHVIEVEQPIGVIVQFGGQTAINLAAGLAEKGVRILGTSLEDLDRAENRDKFENALSTLGIPQPEGKTATSVEEAIVVADRIGYPVLVRPSYVLGGRAMEIVYHQDELLHYMENAVKINPEHPVLIDRYLTGKEIEVDAISDGETVYIPGIMEHIERAGVHSGDSIAVYPPQNLTKEIKQEIIDYTIKLAKGLNIIGLLNIQFVIADHQVYVLEVNPRSSRTVPFLSKITGVPMANLATKTILGTSLKELGYETGYHPESSGVYVKAPVFSFAKLRRVDITLGPEMKSTGEVMGKDVTLEKALYKGLVASGISVPLYGSVLFTVADKDKEEALSIAKRFHQIGYNILATEGTAAYMQKESIPVKVVNKIGAEKPNLIDVIRKGQAQFVINTLTKGKQPARDGFRIRRESVENGVACLTALDTAYAILGVLESMTFQAQAMELTTRKQEVVLA; encoded by the coding sequence ATGCCTAAAAGACATGATATAGAAACGATACTTGTAATTGGATCAGGCCCGATTGTCATTGGTCAAGCAGCAGAATTTGATTATGCTGGAACACAAGCATGTCAAGCATTAAAAGAAGAAGGCTATAAAGTTATTCTTGTTAACTCAAACCCAGCAACGATTATGACAGACTCAGAAATGGCAGATAAAGTGTATATCGAGCCTTTAACAGTAGACTTCGTAAGCAAAATCATTCGTAAGGAACGTCCGGATGCCCTACTACCTACATTAGGTGGTCAAACAGGTTTGAATCTGGCAGTGGACTTAGCAAAAGCTGGAGTACTTGAAGAATGTGGAGTTGAAATTCTTGGTACAAAGCTTTCTGCTATCGAGCAAGCGGAAGACCGTGACCTGTTCCGTCAATTAATGAATGAACTAAATCAACCAGTTCCTGAAAGTGATATCATCCACACCCTTGAGGAAGCATATAAGTTTGTTGGAGAGGTTGGTTACCCTGTAATCGTTCGTCCAGCCTACACATTAGGTGGCACAGGCGGTGGGATTTGTGAAAATGAAGAAGAATTAATTGAAATCGTTACAAGTGGATTAAAAAATAGCCCTGTAACACAGTGTTTACTAGAAAAGAGTATTGCTGGCTTTAAAGAGATTGAATATGAAGTAATGAGAGATAGCAGTGACCATGCAATCGTTGTTTGTAATATGGAAAATATAGATCCGGTTGGAATTCATACTGGAGATTCTATCGTAGTAGCACCAAGTCAAACCTTAAGTGACCGTGAGTATCAGTTACTTCGTAATGCTTCACTTAAAATCATTCGTGCTCTCAAAATCGAGGGTGGATGTAACGTCCAGCTAGCACTTGACCCAGATAGCTTTCAATACTATGTAATTGAAGTGAATCCCCGTGTAAGTCGTTCATCAGCATTGGCATCTAAAGCAACTGGGTATCCAATTGCAAAGCTAGCAGCAAAAATTGCAGTCGGTTTAACGTTAGATGAAATGATGAACCCCGTAACAGGTAAAACATATGCATGCTTCGAGCCGGCACTTGATTATGTGGTTTCGAAGATTCCAAGATGGCCATTTGATAAGTTTGAATCAGCAAACCGTAAGCTTGGAACCCAAATGAAGGCGACTGGGGAAGTAATGGCGATTGGACGTACTTTAGAAGAATCTCTACTAAAAGCAATTCGTTCTTTAGAAGCTGGTCTCTATCATTTTACAGAAGAAACCTTCCGTAGCTTAACAGATGAAGAAATTCAAAGACGAATTACAAAAGCAGATGATGAGCGTTTGTTCATTGTCGGAGAAGCTTTAAGAAGAGGGATCACGATTGAGCAAATCTTTGAATGGAGCAAAATCGACTTGTTCTTCCTTCATAAATTCGCAAATATTGTAAAGATGGACCAAGAGTTAAGTGACAATCAAGGAAATTTAGAAGTTTTAACAAAAGCAAAACGAATGGGTTTTTCTGATAAAGCCATTGCAAAGTTTTGGAATAAGCCTGAACAAGATATTTATGAATTGAGAAAGCAACATAACCTTCTTCCAGTCTATAAAATGGTTGATACATGTGCAGCAGAATTCGAATCTTCCACTCCATATTATTACGGAACCTATGAAGACGAAAACGAGTCAGCAATGACAGAAAAGGAAAGTGTACTAGTACTTGGTTCTGGGCCAATTCGCATCGGGCAAGGTATTGAGTTTGATTATGCGACAGTTCACTCTGTATGGGCGATTAAGGAAGCAGGTTATGAAGCAATTATCATCAACAATAACCCTGAGACGGTTTCAACTGATTTTAATACTTCTGATAAGTTATACTTCGAACCGCTAACGGTTGAGGATGTTATGCATGTTATTGAAGTAGAACAACCAATTGGTGTAATCGTACAATTTGGTGGCCAAACTGCCATCAACCTAGCTGCTGGACTAGCAGAAAAGGGTGTAAGAATACTTGGAACATCTCTTGAAGATTTAGATCGTGCTGAGAACCGTGATAAGTTTGAGAATGCTCTATCGACACTAGGTATACCGCAACCAGAAGGAAAGACTGCAACATCGGTAGAGGAAGCAATTGTAGTAGCAGATCGCATTGGTTACCCGGTCCTAGTTCGCCCGTCATATGTGCTTGGTGGAAGAGCTATGGAAATCGTTTATCACCAGGATGAACTATTACACTACATGGAAAATGCAGTGAAAATCAACCCAGAGCATCCTGTTTTAATTGATCGTTATTTAACGGGTAAGGAAATTGAAGTCGATGCTATTTCAGACGGTGAAACTGTCTATATTCCTGGAATCATGGAACATATTGAGCGTGCAGGTGTTCACTCAGGAGATTCAATCGCTGTGTACCCTCCGCAAAATTTAACGAAAGAAATTAAACAAGAAATTATTGATTATACAATTAAGCTTGCAAAAGGTTTAAACATTATTGGACTATTAAACATACAATTTGTTATCGCAGACCATCAAGTATACGTGTTAGAAGTTAACCCAAGATCTAGTCGTACGGTTCCATTTTTAAGCAAGATAACTGGAGTGCCGATGGCTAATCTAGCAACTAAAACCATTTTAGGTACATCTTTAAAAGAATTAGGATATGAAACAGGCTACCACCCGGAATCTAGTGGGGTGTACGTGAAAGCACCTGTATTCTCCTTTGCCAAGTTAAGAAGAGTAGACATAACATTAGGACCTGAAATGAAGTCTACAGGCGAAGTTATGGGTAAAGACGTAACGCTCGAAAAAGCACTTTATAAAGGACTAGTTGCTTCTGGTATCTCTGTCCCATTGTATGGTTCTGTATTATTCACAGTTGCTGATAAAGATAAGGAAGAAGCGTTAAGCATTGCAAAGAGATTTCATCAAATTGGCTACAATATTTTAGCAACTGAAGGTACAGCAGCTTATATGCAGAAGGAAAGTATTCCTGTAAAGGTTGTTAATAAAATCGGTGCTGAAAAACCAAATCTTATTGATGTCATTCGAAAAGGCCAAGCACAGTTTGTTATTAATACCTTAACTAAAGGCAAACAACCAGCTCGTGATGGCTTTAGAATTCGTCGTGAATCAGTAGAAAATGGTGTAGCGTGTTTGACAGCACTTGATACGGCATATGCGATTTTAGGAGTGTTAGAATCTATGACATTCCAAGCACAGGCAATGGAGCTAACAACTCGTAAACAAGAGGTGGTCTTAGCGTGA
- a CDS encoding solute carrier family 23 protein — MKSNKEIILDIHEKPSAVNWFSLSFQHLFAMFGATVLVPFLTGLSPAVALLSSGLGTLAFLIITKGQVPAYLGSSFAFIAPIITATALGGPEAAMLGSFLAGLVYGVVALVIKAVGYKWLMRLLPPVVVGPVIIVIGLGLAGVAVNMAMLENPSDPSTYSLLHLSAALVTLILTVIFSVYLKKGFLSLIPVLLGIVGGYIYSYFVGLVDFTGLKTAKWFQMPEFVTFYTGVDFSWNIVWLMVPVAVVTLSEHIGHQMVLSKVVHRDLIAKPGLHRSIMGDGVATIIASLIGGPPNTTYGENIGVLAITKVFSVFVIGGAAVLAITFAFIGKVSAIISSIPTPVMGGVSILLFGIIASSGLRMMVDSKIDLGKNRNLIISSVILVIGIGGAIIKVSEHFEVHGMALAAILGIVLNLVLPDREVESGDVYDINDNLK; from the coding sequence ATGAAATCCAATAAAGAAATCATTTTAGACATACATGAGAAACCATCGGCAGTAAACTGGTTTTCACTTAGCTTTCAGCATCTATTCGCAATGTTCGGTGCCACCGTTCTTGTCCCGTTTTTAACAGGCTTAAGTCCAGCTGTTGCATTACTATCAAGCGGACTTGGAACCCTTGCATTTCTAATTATCACAAAAGGTCAAGTGCCAGCTTATCTAGGATCATCATTCGCCTTTATTGCACCAATCATAACTGCCACAGCACTAGGTGGACCAGAAGCAGCAATGCTAGGAAGCTTTTTAGCAGGTCTTGTATATGGAGTGGTCGCACTAGTCATCAAAGCAGTAGGTTACAAGTGGTTAATGAGATTATTACCGCCAGTTGTTGTAGGACCGGTCATCATTGTCATTGGATTAGGTCTTGCAGGTGTGGCAGTTAACATGGCAATGCTTGAAAATCCAAGTGATCCCTCAACATACAGCTTGCTTCACTTGTCAGCGGCACTTGTAACATTAATTTTAACTGTAATCTTCTCAGTATATCTAAAAAAAGGCTTTCTAAGCTTGATTCCAGTATTGCTAGGAATCGTAGGTGGATACATTTATTCTTACTTTGTTGGGTTAGTAGATTTTACAGGTTTAAAAACTGCTAAGTGGTTTCAAATGCCAGAATTCGTTACATTTTACACAGGGGTAGATTTTTCTTGGAACATTGTTTGGCTAATGGTTCCTGTAGCAGTAGTAACATTATCAGAGCATATTGGTCACCAAATGGTGTTAAGTAAAGTGGTCCATCGTGATTTAATTGCTAAACCAGGTTTACATCGCTCCATCATGGGTGATGGAGTTGCAACGATTATTGCTTCATTAATTGGTGGACCACCAAATACAACTTACGGTGAGAACATTGGTGTACTAGCAATTACGAAGGTGTTTAGCGTGTTTGTTATTGGTGGAGCAGCTGTGTTAGCAATCACTTTTGCATTCATCGGAAAAGTAAGTGCAATTATAAGTTCTATTCCAACCCCGGTAATGGGAGGAGTATCCATTCTCTTATTCGGAATCATTGCATCTTCAGGATTAAGAATGATGGTTGATTCTAAAATCGATTTAGGTAAAAACCGTAACTTAATTATCTCTTCTGTCATTCTAGTGATTGGAATTGGCGGAGCAATTATAAAAGTTTCAGAACACTTTGAGGTTCATGGAATGGCTCTTGCTGCCATCCTTGGAATCGTGTTAAATCTAGTCTTGCCTGATCGTGAAGTAGAATCAGGGGATGTTTACGACATAAATGACAATCTTAAATAG
- a CDS encoding carbamoyl phosphate synthase small subunit gives MKRQLILEDGTVFVGEGFGSTEQSIGEVVFNTGMTGYQEILSDPSYCGQIVTLTYPLIGNYGVNRDDFESINPAISGFIVKEVCETPSNWRSQFTLDEYFKAKNIPGLSGIDTRKLTRIIRQYGTLKGALCSMDVTVEEVVQKLKGEVLPVNQVEQVSTTNPYPSPGRGDRVVLVDFGMKHGILRELNNRNCDVVVVPYNTTAKEILQLNPDGIMLSNGPGDPKDVPEAIEMISEILGKVPLFGICLGHQLFALACGANTEKMKFGHRGSNHPVKHIQTGKVAITSQNHGYTVEEESLVNTRLEVTHIALNDGTVEGLRHLDFPAFTVQYHPEASPGPEDANELFDEFQSLIERSKKGEVKEYA, from the coding sequence ATGAAAAGACAGCTCATTTTAGAGGATGGAACAGTATTTGTAGGAGAGGGCTTTGGAAGCACAGAGCAATCGATCGGTGAAGTGGTGTTTAATACAGGTATGACGGGCTATCAAGAAATCCTATCTGATCCTTCCTATTGTGGTCAAATTGTCACTCTTACTTACCCATTGATTGGTAATTATGGTGTTAATCGTGATGACTTTGAATCTATTAACCCAGCAATCTCTGGTTTTATAGTGAAAGAGGTTTGTGAAACTCCTTCTAACTGGAGAAGTCAATTTACACTTGATGAATATTTTAAGGCGAAAAATATTCCTGGACTATCAGGAATCGACACTAGAAAGCTAACAAGAATTATCCGTCAATACGGAACACTTAAAGGTGCCCTTTGTTCAATGGACGTTACCGTTGAAGAAGTTGTTCAGAAGCTAAAAGGTGAAGTACTACCTGTTAATCAAGTAGAACAAGTATCAACAACTAATCCTTACCCTAGCCCGGGCAGAGGAGATCGCGTAGTATTAGTGGACTTTGGTATGAAGCACGGAATTCTTCGTGAGTTAAACAATCGTAATTGTGATGTAGTGGTGGTTCCTTATAACACAACGGCGAAGGAAATTCTTCAATTAAACCCAGACGGAATCATGTTAAGTAATGGACCTGGAGATCCAAAGGATGTTCCTGAAGCAATTGAAATGATCTCTGAAATTTTAGGAAAAGTTCCTTTGTTCGGAATTTGCCTAGGGCATCAGCTCTTTGCACTTGCTTGTGGTGCCAATACAGAGAAAATGAAGTTTGGTCACCGTGGATCAAACCACCCGGTAAAGCATATACAGACTGGAAAAGTAGCCATCACATCTCAAAATCATGGATATACAGTTGAAGAAGAGTCTTTAGTGAATACACGCTTAGAAGTCACTCATATTGCATTAAACGATGGGACGGTAGAAGGCTTACGTCATCTTGATTTTCCTGCTTTTACTGTACAATACCATCCAGAAGCTTCACCAGGACCAGAGGATGCAAATGAACTATTTGATGAATTTCAATCATTAATTGAACGTAGCAAAAAGGGAGAGGTAAAAGAATATGCCTAA
- a CDS encoding dihydroorotase, with protein MATILKNGKLLNEEGQFILGDIKIENGILTEITSSIQSSDQDQVIDVQNQLVVPGLVDLHVHLREPGGEHKETIETGTKAAARGGFTTIAPMPNTRPVPDTKEQMEWLQNRIKDTSSVNVLPYASISVRQLGETLTDFAALKEAGAFAFTDDGVGVQSAGVMLEAMKRAASLDMAIVAHCEDNTLINKGSVHEGVFSESAGINGIPSVCESVHIARDVLLAEAAGCHYHVCHISTKESVRVVRDAKRAGIKVTAEVTPHHLLLCEEDIPGLDPNYKMNPPLRGKEDQLALIEGLLDGTIDFIATDHAPHTAAEKAEGMQAAPFGIVGLETAFPLLYSHFVEKGHITLKQLVDFLTIKPADAFNLPYGKLEVGSRADLTVIDLEKEEAIDPAMFLSKGKNTPFTGWTCKGWPQLTIVNGNIVWEKENVTV; from the coding sequence ATGGCAACAATACTTAAAAATGGGAAGCTTTTAAACGAAGAGGGTCAGTTTATTCTAGGTGATATTAAAATAGAAAATGGAATACTTACTGAAATAACATCTTCCATACAATCTTCTGATCAGGATCAAGTGATTGATGTTCAAAACCAACTTGTTGTACCCGGTCTAGTTGACCTTCATGTCCATCTTCGTGAACCAGGTGGAGAGCATAAGGAAACAATTGAAACTGGAACAAAGGCAGCTGCTAGAGGTGGATTTACAACTATTGCTCCCATGCCTAACACAAGACCAGTACCTGATACAAAAGAACAAATGGAATGGCTTCAAAACAGGATTAAAGATACATCTTCTGTGAATGTATTACCTTATGCATCGATTTCAGTAAGGCAGCTCGGAGAAACATTAACCGACTTTGCTGCATTAAAAGAAGCTGGAGCATTTGCTTTTACTGATGATGGAGTAGGGGTGCAAAGTGCAGGGGTAATGCTTGAAGCGATGAAAAGAGCCGCAAGTCTTGATATGGCAATCGTTGCACATTGTGAGGATAACACCCTCATAAATAAAGGTTCTGTTCATGAAGGAGTATTTTCAGAATCTGCAGGAATCAATGGCATCCCTTCAGTTTGTGAATCAGTCCATATCGCGCGTGATGTATTGTTAGCAGAGGCAGCTGGGTGTCATTATCACGTTTGTCACATTAGTACAAAAGAATCTGTTCGTGTTGTAAGAGATGCAAAAAGAGCAGGAATCAAAGTAACCGCAGAAGTAACACCGCACCACCTTTTATTATGTGAGGAAGACATTCCAGGATTAGATCCTAATTATAAGATGAACCCACCTTTAAGAGGAAAAGAAGATCAGCTAGCACTCATTGAAGGACTATTGGACGGTACGATCGATTTTATCGCAACAGATCATGCACCACATACTGCTGCTGAAAAAGCAGAAGGAATGCAAGCAGCACCGTTTGGAATTGTTGGACTAGAAACTGCCTTCCCACTTTTATACAGCCACTTTGTGGAGAAAGGTCATATTACTCTTAAGCAACTTGTTGATTTTCTAACAATAAAACCAGCAGATGCTTTTAACCTTCCATACGGAAAACTAGAAGTAGGTTCGAGAGCAGATCTTACAGTTATTGATTTAGAAAAAGAAGAAGCAATTGACCCTGCTATGTTTTTATCAAAGGGGAAAAACACACCGTTTACAGGTTGGACTTGTAAAGGTTGGCCACAGTTAACGATTGTTAATGGAAATATTGTTTGGGAAAAGGAGAACGTGACGGTATGA
- a CDS encoding dihydroorotate dehydrogenase electron transfer subunit — protein sequence MIQQEWMTIIEQKTIAKDIFELTVQGNMVDSMKEPGQFVHIKVSPGAVPLLRRPISICSVDSVKQQFTMLYRRDGLGTSTLSERVAGDQINILGPLGNGFPIEATQEGETALLVGGGIGVPPLYELSKQLVKKGVKVIHVLGFQSIENTFYESEFRELGETYVATVDGTYGTPGFVTDVIERYELTFDTLYSCGPTPMLRALEERYKEARAYLSLEERMGCGIGACFACVCRVQNDETGYAYKKVCSDGPVFPIGEVVL from the coding sequence GTGATTCAACAGGAATGGATGACGATTATTGAGCAGAAAACGATTGCGAAGGATATTTTTGAGCTAACTGTACAAGGCAATATGGTTGACTCTATGAAAGAACCTGGGCAATTCGTGCATATCAAGGTCTCTCCTGGGGCTGTGCCACTGTTGAGAAGACCCATTAGTATATGTTCGGTAGACTCGGTGAAGCAACAATTCACGATGCTTTATCGTCGAGATGGCTTAGGAACGTCTACCCTATCTGAAAGAGTAGCAGGAGATCAAATAAATATATTAGGTCCATTAGGGAACGGGTTTCCCATTGAGGCAACACAAGAGGGAGAAACAGCTTTATTAGTTGGGGGAGGTATTGGCGTCCCTCCTCTTTATGAGCTCTCTAAACAGTTAGTTAAAAAAGGTGTCAAGGTGATCCATGTACTTGGCTTTCAGTCGATTGAGAACACCTTCTATGAGTCGGAATTCAGGGAACTAGGAGAAACGTATGTAGCAACCGTTGATGGTACATACGGTACACCTGGATTTGTAACAGATGTAATTGAAAGATATGAACTTACATTTGATACGCTGTACTCTTGTGGTCCAACTCCAATGCTTCGTGCATTGGAGGAGCGCTATAAGGAAGCTAGAGCATACTTATCTTTAGAGGAAAGAATGGGCTGTGGAATTGGAGCTTGTTTTGCATGTGTTTGTCGTGTTCAGAATGATGAAACTGGCTATGCGTATAAAAAAGTTTGCAGCGACGGTCCAGTATTTCCAATAGGCGAGGTGGTTTTATGA